The following are encoded together in the Anopheles nili chromosome 3, idAnoNiliSN_F5_01, whole genome shotgun sequence genome:
- the LOC128723257 gene encoding T-box transcription factor TBX6-like → MTADLMDLRMHHHLALQTEFYRMQMQRLPDPYPAMLPVPPPRQLMIPPRYNTLPDVDIKLQNRDLWSQFHKIGTEMIITKSGRRMFPSMRLSVNGLEAEENYFILLEMVPVSDCRFKFSGSQWVPAGGAEPQSPQRIYFHPDGPALGSHWTSQPIVFNKVKLTNNTLDSNGHIVLTSMHKYQPRIHVIKATDATQIPWAPQQAFTFPETEFVAVTAYQNDRITKLKIDNNPFAKGFRETGQSRCKRKAGLLMSPDSGLGSRSSEEDDESDGPEMAPDAKRPRTSSLAGSLSSLDDSELSVSDGSSSGTSSPVVVDDFGSPLRPSPSSSLGSVASAFYPPHHGGMHAGLLGVAHGHHHQPHPLGHPMLAQPGTGASWMDLMFPPFTRPQTSTSPSSLEPSVLVQAAQQLQQFARREFLPVLAIPAPLRTPTEEDSTGHQLAARKQHPQTQLPFSISAILGHDR, encoded by the exons ATGACCGCCGATTTAATGGATTTACGAATGCACCACCACCTCGCGCTGCAGACGGAGTTCTACCGGATGCAGATGCAGCGTTTACCAG ATCCATACCCGGCGATGCTGCCAGTTCCGCCACCAAGACAACTGATGATACCGCCACGCTACAACACCCTGCCGGATGTGGACATCAAGCTGCAGAACCGCGACCTCTGGAGCCAGTTCCACAAGATCGGTACCGAGATGATCATCACGAAGAGTGGCCG CCGCATGTTCCCGTCGATGCGCCTGTCCGTGAATGGGCTGGAAGCGGAAGAGAACTACTTTATCCTGCTGGAGATGGTGCCGGTTAGCGATTGTCGGTTCAAATTCAGCGGCTCCCAGTGGGTGCCGGCTGGTGGTGCTGAACCTCAGAGCCCTCAGCGGATCTATTTCCACCCGGATGGGCCGGCCCTTGGGTCTCACTGGACCTCGCAACCGATCGTCTTTAATAAGGTGAAGCTCACCAACAACACGCTCGACAGTAATGGCCAT ATCGTCCTTACGAGCATGCACAAATATCAGCCTCGAATCCACGTGATCAAAGCCACCGATGCCACGCAGATTCCGTGGGCACCGCAGCAAGCTTTCACCTTCCCGGAGACGGAGTTCGTTGCCGTGACCGCCTATCAG AACGATCGCATCACGAAGCTGAAGATCGACAACAACCCGTTTGCGAAGGGCTTCCGGGAAACCGGTCAGTCGCGGTGCAAGCGTAAAGCCGGTCTGCTCATGTCACCCGACTCCGGTCTCGGAAGTCGCAGCTCGGAAGAGGACGATGAATCGGATGGACCGGAAATGGCTCCAGACGCGAAAAGACCTCGCACCAGCAGCCTGGCTGGGTCACTTTCATCCCTCGACGATAGCGAACTGTCCGTCAGTGATGGTTCCTCGAGCGGAACCAGCTCACCGGTGGTTGTGGATGACTTCGGATCACCTTTAAGACCTTCTCCCTCATCCTCCCTGGGGTCAGTGGCCAGCGCGTTTTATCCACCCCATCACGGAGGGATGCACGCTGGATTGCTAGGGGTGGCACatggtcatcatcatcaaccgcATCCGCTTGGTCATCCGATGCTCGCTCAACCCGGTACCGGTGCCTCATGGATGGACCTTATGTTTCCACCCTTCACACGCCCCCAAACATCCACCTCCCCGAGTTCCCTCGAGCCGAGTGTGCTCGTACAGGCGGCTCAACAACTGCAACAGTTCGCGCGCCGCGAATTCCTACCAGTCCTGGCAATCCCAGCGCCCCTACGGACACCCACCGAAGAGGACAGCACCGGACATCAGCTTGCGGCTCGTAAGCAACACCCCCAGACACAGCTACCCTTCAGCATCTCGGCCATCCTGGGCCACGATCGGTAA